TATGCCAGATGGTAACACTGTATGACTGATTAGAAACACAACTAAGAGCCTTGGAAACGTTGGGAATTACTACTGACACTTGTGCGGCCATGTTATATCCGCTTGTTGAGTCCTGCTTACCAGAGGAATTGTTACGTGTCTGGAAAAGGACGCCGGAACCCACAAATAAAGCAAGTAATCCATCAAAGACTAGGCTCAATTACCTTATGGAGTTTTTGAAGGCCAATGTTGAAGGAGAAGAACGGATCGCTTTGACGGTGGAGGGTTTTGGCGTAGAAACCAAAGGAAAGTCTGCGAAGATAAAGAATGTGGAACCAACACAAGCCACAGCAGCGGGGCTCATCAACAATGGGCTTGCAAGCAAGTGTGTTTTTTGTGAAGGGAATCATGTTACGGACAAATGTTTTAATGCTCAGAAAATGGATttaaacgaaaagaaaaagattttgaataacaaaaGGGCCTTTTCGATGCACACAATTGGAACATTTGAGTAGAAGATGTCGCGTGAAATTAAGATGCGTTCTTTGTGGAGAGCAACATATTGTTTTGTTGTGTCCCAGTTTAGAAGCAGATAAATCGGCGAGTCAACTTCAAAAGAAGACCGAAGATGTAAATTTGAGTAATTGCACGAACATGCACGTTTTTCTGCAGACATTTGTGGTAAAGATAACCGGGTCTGGTGGAGAGAAGAAAGTTCGGGCTATTATAGATACTGGATCTCAAAGGTCTTATGTATTGAAATCTGTTGTCACCGAAATAAAGTGTCGGACAAAACGAACAGAAAGGATTGTTCATGCGTTATTTGGAGGAACTGAAACTGAAGAACAAGAACATCAATGCTATGAAATAAGATTGGTACGTCTTGATGGTGAATTTGCCTGTAAATTTGAAGTTGTAGATCAGCCGACTATATATATGTTCCGCAATTCCCAATGTTTTTAATGGGGCTTGGACGACGGAATTAAAAAACGCTGGTATTAAACTGAGTGACACGGGCAATTGCCGTGAAGTATCCGTGTTGATAGGAGCAGATGTTGTTGGGAAACTGCTTACCGTAAGAAACTGCAGTTGAAATGTGGACTCGTAGCGTTGGAGACATTACTCGGGTGGACACTTATGGGAAAAGTAAGAACGACAAAACTTTCAAAAGGGAACGTTTTTGCCATAGCACGTCATTGTTGACAAAAGATATGCCGATTTCAAAACTTTAGCAGCTGGGGACAGGAATTTCGGATCCAGAAGAGAACCGGTCTAAAGTTGAATTAGAAAAGGCAGTTAAAACATTGTTTAAGGAGACGACAGTGGTAAATGAAGAAGGACGGTATGAGGTGCAGTTGCCTTGGAAGGAAGGACATCCACCATTACCGAATAATTACAATTTGGCGAAGAAGAGACTTCAATCTGTATACAACAAACTTCAAGCAACGGGGGACGTTGAAAGATACTCTGATGTTTTTGCACAGTGGTTGTCGGAAGGGATTATAGAAAGGATACCCCAAGATGAAATCGACAATACTGCACGTTATTTACCGCATCGACCCGTATTCAAAGAGTCCAGTACCACAACTAAGGTGCGTCCGGTATTTGATGCTTCAACCAAGGAAAAGCGAACACCATCTCTAAACGATTGCTTGGAGAAAGGTATAAATTTGATTGAGTTGATTCCTGGTGTGTTGTTACGCTTTAGAATAGAAAGGGTTGGAGTAACATCGCATATCAGAAAAGCGTTTTTACAAATTCGCCTGAATGTCAGGGATAGAGAATTCCTGAGATTCATATGGAAGACAGACGAAGGAAAAAATTTACTATATCTTCACTGAAGGGTGGTATTTGGGGTGAATTCAAGTTCTTTTCTACTCGCCGATACTTTAGAGCAACATACGAAAAAATATTGTGGAGGAGAAGGGGAAAACATTTATTCTGAATCCACTGTAAACCGGTTAAGAAAAGCATTTTATGTAGACGATTGTCTCACTAGCATACCAGATGAGCAAACAAAAGATCTTTTCTTAAGAGAAGCCGCTGCACTGAGGGCCGCAGGTGGGTTTGAGTTGACAGGGTGGACGTGTAGCAAGATAGAAAGTTTGGAAGATCACTTTGCACCATTCTTGGAATTAAATTGGAATACAAGACATGACACTCTAATATAATGCTTTGTTATACATCTAAGACAACGAATGGCGTGATTACGAAGAGAATTGTTCTTTCTTACGCTCAGCGAATATTCGATCCAATTGGAGTAACCAGCCCCACAACTTTGTATCCTAAGCTGATGTTAcagaaaatgtggaaaaataaaattggatgGGATGAGCAgatagatttatttatttatttattcatccAAAATAAACAGAGTTTCCCCTAATTACAGATTTCGGAATTActacataataattaaacaaaattgaactaaatattaaactaaattaaatattaaactaaGCCGTACTCGATTTGTAagcaaacaataaaaaaacaaataagtaaaaataaacaaaataaaacattacatAAAAACAGAACAGAGGAATGGAACAGAATGCGCGAAGAATTATGAACtataataagattttataaGATCAGCCACTGCACTGGGCGGTTGCAACGTTCATCACAGacatcaaattcttttttactgTTTTTACATCAACGCCAAATAGTGGAATGAAGGAAGCCATAGATAGTTTGTTATATAACAAGAGAATTCTAATAAAAGGAGTATTTCTTCTGAGTTCAGTGGTAAAGCGGGGAAtgtaaaatagatttttcaaTCGTCCACAGTATGCCGGCACGTAAAAACCAATCTTTTCCAAGATTAAAGGTGcatctattttattatttaatattttacatagAAAACAAAGCGATATGATTTTCCTTCTAATAGATAACTTAGTTATATCAAATAATGTACGCGCAAATTCGTACGATCTGAACCCGATAAAGGcattaaattgtttgtaataagtATACCGaataaacttattttgaataatttcgaTTAAGTTTGAATAAAGGTCTGATCCAAGATCCCATACAATTACCGCGTATTCTAATTTAGATCGCACCAatgaattgaataataattttaacgttCCACATTTGAAAAACTGTAAGcatttcttataataaatcCTAAGAGTCGAAGTGCTGCGGAAATTATGGTTTTCACGTGCTCGGCAAAGCATaaattgttggtaaaaataaTACCTAGGTCCCTCTTTCTGACAActgatttcaaatttatatattattatctaTTCTGTACACAAATTCTATCGGCTTCCTCCCCAAAAAATATGTCATTGATTCACATTTGGCCACGTTAAAGTGAAGCTTGTTCAGCCGACACCAATCGCATACATTATCCAGATCAGACTGTAAGGACTGGCAATCACTTATATCACGAACAGATGTGAATATTTTCAGATCGTCCGCAAAGAGTAAGCATCTAGATGGATTAATTAGCAAAGGTAAATCATTTATGAATAATAGAAACAATAAAGGTCCCAGATTGCTTCCCTGCGGAACCCCTGAATCTATCCCCAACACATCTGAGAGTGTGTTTTTATATGTGACATAGTAATTCCTATTGGATAAGTACGATACAAAGAAATTAAGAGTTGGATAAGAGAAACCATAAAGCGCCAGCTTGCGTAGAAGGGTATCGTGATCGACCTTATCAAACGCCTTTGCAAAATCAGTATATATAACGTCAACTTGACTTTTTGTATCTAACGCTCTGGACACATAGTCAGAAAAGATACACAAATTGGTCTCGACAGAGCGGTTAAGAATGAATCCGTGTTGGTCAATATGTAACACAATTTTAACATGATTAAATATTCTGTGATAAATTATTTGCTCGAAAACTTTTGCGAAACAAGAAATTACCGAAATAGGTCTGTAATTCTTTATATCGCCCGTGTGGCCTGATTTATGAATTGGCGTAACCCTTGCAAGTTTCCATTGATTTGGAAATGTATTTGTTGAAATTGATAAGTTAAAGATgatatacagtgctagcgtaaagtaaccccccccctttttaacttccgaacagattgagatatcaatatgagtAAAAAAACGTCAggttctatattttatcagcacaaatattttcttatggaaaattttgctatcacttttagtttttccggaaaatggatccactttgtttttttaaatggaacacctagtatattatggtattttccgaaagatgaaaccaatacgaatccaacggtacctcacaatcaaatatcggtttattagtttttcgcataaaaattaaacaaaatgcggaatttcgccggaaaagccaacgtatcttcgtcgaCTACCTGTCGAAATGCAATCGGCCAGTTAAATGGTGGTCGGTAGGTTAGCGGTAGGTATACGCTCGAGCTaagacggatttaaaattgatagttcccttacttatttttgaagtacatatattaaatttatgaattaatcatattttatcaaaaaatatttataaagaaacaaatcaaagtcaatataagaaatgaaattttttttattaaagattttgccGTATTGGTTGAAAAATTGgcttagtgttgttattgaataataaaagaattttttatttattaggaacaaacatttttgtagGAAATATTGTTGgatcaatattttggcagacgtcaataatttcgtcaataacaccataaaaagaaatctaaaggtgtcagaTCCGGTGATCTTGTTGGCCATTCAATCGGCCCACGTCGACCGATCCACCGTCcaataaatttgtatcaagataatttcgtaCCATTGCCACATAATATGGAGGAgccatttcaaaatcgtcacGATTCtggtgtacaatttgcaaaagacttggattaatatcttcttctaaTAATCTTAAATACAATTCCGGTCTAATTTTCGGTTAGGAATATTGGTCTCACGATGTGATTTTCTAATATGCCTgtccaaacatttattttcttgggAAATTGAGTGTTAACTTCACGATATTCATGTGGACTAAAATCACTCTAGTAACGTACATTTTGCCGATGCAATTTTCCAtccaaaaagaaagtacattaatcactgaaacaaatctaaaaatattcacACGTTGATGCGATAGCA
This genomic stretch from Onthophagus taurus isolate NC chromosome 7, IU_Otau_3.0, whole genome shotgun sequence harbors:
- the LOC139430457 gene encoding uncharacterized protein, producing the protein MDEERKRRALLRSAFTRSSREVDTVLAANNPDLDDLEAVFNLLVEKMGDLKQTKILMNKVLSNAVSTASTSAPILANQSLSHKFKLPKIELKKFDGDEREWLAFWRQFKKVHEDEDLAPEDKFQYLISVMIPNSRAKDLIDCFPPTADNYVKAIETLEARFGRKDMLVEVYVRKLLKLVLNNAMDRGGICQMANVEGEERIALTVEGFGVETKGKSAKIKNVEPTQATAAGLINNGLASKCVFCEGNHVTDKCFNAQKMDLNEKKKILNNKRAFSMHTIGTFDLEADKSASQLQKKTEDVNLSNCTNMHVFLQTFVVKITGSGGEKKVRAIIDTGSQRSYVLKSVVTEIKCRTKRTERIVHALFGGTETEEQEHQCYEIRLLGTGISDPEENRSKVELEKAVKTLFKETTVVNEEGRYEVQLPWKEGHPPLPNNYNLAKKRLQSVYNKLQATGDVERYSDVFAQWLSEGIIERIPQDEIDNTARYLPHRPVFKESSTTTKVRPVFDASTKEKRTPSLNDCLEKGINLIELIPGVLLRFRIERVGVTSHIRKAFLQIRLNVRDREFLRFIWKTDEGKNLLYLH